One segment of Desulfovibrio sp. JC010 DNA contains the following:
- a CDS encoding TlpA disulfide reductase family protein, which produces MKIFNKISILTVLLLALVAGCNQAETAETSAKAKGVEMINAQGVQDVISKNKGKVVLVNFWATWCPPCRAEIPELIGLRKNFSDDELVIIGVSVDQDSDAVDEFMLKEAEFNYPVYFAAEDVGAAFRIQSIPRTMMFDPAGQRVFDKEGSYPGAMFERYIKKMLKDR; this is translated from the coding sequence AATATTTAATAAAATAAGCATATTGACTGTTTTGCTGCTGGCGCTTGTTGCCGGTTGCAATCAGGCGGAGACCGCAGAGACATCTGCAAAGGCCAAAGGCGTTGAGATGATTAACGCCCAGGGTGTTCAGGATGTTATCAGCAAGAATAAAGGCAAAGTGGTGCTGGTCAATTTCTGGGCCACATGGTGTCCGCCCTGCCGGGCCGAAATTCCTGAATTGATCGGCCTGCGCAAGAATTTTTCTGATGATGAGCTGGTGATAATCGGTGTTTCCGTTGATCAGGACAGCGATGCGGTGGATGAATTCATGCTTAAAGAGGCGGAATTCAACTATCCGGTTTATTTTGCTGCCGAGGACGTGGGGGCCGCTTTCCGGATTCAGTCCATCCCCAGAACCATGATGTTTGACCCTGCGGGGCAGCGGGTTTTTGATAAAGAAGGAAGCTACCCCGGAGCCATGTTTGAAAGATATATCAAGAAGATGTTAAAGGATCGGTAA
- a CDS encoding N-acetyltransferase, with the protein MVKIRKALMEDAKHIHTIIKDRTKDAMVLPRPLNSIYGHLRDFFVAEDADGKIIGCCALAISWDCLAEVRSLVVVPEARGSNLGARMVEACIQEARDLGVCDVFVLTNIEKFFAKLGFVETDKHVLPQKIWADCINCPQFPDCDEIPMTMKLK; encoded by the coding sequence ATGGTTAAAATCAGAAAGGCGTTGATGGAAGATGCCAAGCATATCCATACCATAATCAAGGATCGGACCAAAGACGCCATGGTTCTGCCCCGGCCTTTGAATTCCATTTACGGACATCTGCGGGATTTTTTTGTTGCCGAGGACGCGGACGGGAAAATTATCGGCTGTTGTGCACTTGCCATAAGCTGGGATTGTCTGGCAGAAGTCCGGTCTCTGGTTGTTGTACCTGAAGCACGCGGTTCCAATCTGGGAGCGCGGATGGTGGAAGCCTGTATTCAGGAAGCGCGCGACTTAGGTGTTTGCGACGTGTTTGTTTTGACTAATATTGAGAAGTTCTTTGCAAAGCTGGGTTTTGTGGAAACCGACAAGCATGTGCTGCCCCAGAAGATCTGGGCCGACTGCATCAATTGTCCCCAGTTCCCGGATTGTGATGAAATTCCAATGACTATGAAACTGAAATAG
- a CDS encoding DUF3426 domain-containing protein, with translation MIITCSNCGTKFNLPESKIPAGGAKVKCSKCGNIFMVTPPAPEPEDEVESMLEEEQPKAAPKSEPEPEPKPAPKPKPEPEPEPEPEPEPEEDFDDDLFDEAADELGDELDGDAFGDLGADEPAAAPAEDSDDLEDDLFGSDDNSADAEIGADLFDDDDDDPFAEPAAEEASAAPAAEAEEDFDIDDELFGDDDDEPAAEEAAAPAADEADEDDGSDLFDDDDLFGDDEDGGDLSEDNLFDDDEEIEEDDGTFEAEDEDFEEEDFSEDDLDDDDGLSLDDGEIAGFDLDDDLDEAPFKKKKKGKKGLIITLVLLLLFGGGAGAAWYFKVWESLPFSIPFVSSDDAGTADSNEPPSKRFSRFSFKDLRQFYVNNDKAGQLFIIEGKVVNNFNQPKELIEVEAQLFDDKGQVLDSKRLLCGNTLSLFQLEVQSKEEIEAGLGSKVGILSNNTLLKPGMDTPFMVVFFKPSPAVKEYVINVVDAKNPPKK, from the coding sequence ATGATAATTACGTGTTCAAACTGCGGAACCAAGTTCAATTTACCGGAAAGTAAGATTCCGGCGGGCGGAGCAAAGGTTAAGTGCTCCAAATGCGGGAATATTTTTATGGTAACACCTCCAGCTCCTGAGCCGGAGGATGAAGTTGAGTCCATGCTTGAAGAGGAGCAGCCTAAAGCTGCACCCAAGTCGGAACCTGAGCCGGAACCCAAGCCTGCGCCCAAGCCAAAACCGGAGCCGGAACCCGAGCCGGAACCAGAACCGGAGCCTGAAGAAGATTTTGACGACGACCTCTTTGACGAGGCAGCCGATGAACTCGGCGATGAGCTGGACGGCGACGCTTTCGGTGATCTCGGTGCCGATGAGCCTGCAGCGGCCCCTGCTGAAGATTCCGATGATCTGGAAGATGATCTTTTCGGTTCTGATGATAATTCCGCTGATGCCGAAATAGGTGCCGACCTTTTTGATGATGACGATGATGATCCTTTTGCGGAACCTGCCGCAGAAGAAGCTTCTGCTGCTCCCGCAGCTGAGGCTGAAGAAGATTTTGATATAGATGACGAGCTTTTCGGCGATGACGACGATGAGCCTGCCGCCGAAGAAGCCGCCGCACCCGCTGCTGATGAAGCAGACGAAGATGACGGTTCTGATCTCTTTGACGATGACGACCTGTTCGGTGATGACGAAGACGGCGGAGATCTTTCCGAAGATAATCTTTTTGATGATGACGAAGAGATTGAGGAAGATGACGGAACTTTTGAAGCGGAAGACGAGGACTTCGAAGAAGAGGATTTCTCCGAAGATGATTTGGATGACGACGACGGTCTTTCCCTTGATGACGGTGAAATAGCCGGATTTGATCTTGATGACGACCTTGACGAAGCTCCGTTCAAGAAGAAAAAGAAAGGCAAGAAAGGGCTGATCATCACCCTCGTGCTGCTGCTCCTTTTCGGTGGCGGTGCCGGAGCGGCATGGTACTTCAAGGTCTGGGAATCCCTGCCATTCAGCATCCCCTTTGTTTCTTCCGATGATGCCGGAACCGCTGATTCCAACGAGCCGCCTTCCAAGCGGTTCAGCAGGTTCTCTTTCAAGGATCTGCGCCAGTTCTATGTCAACAACGACAAGGCCGGACAGCTGTTCATCATCGAAGGTAAGGTTGTAAATAATTTCAACCAGCCCAAGGAACTGATTGAAGTCGAAGCACAGCTTTTCGACGACAAGGGACAGGTGCTCGATTCCAAGCGACTGCTTTGCGGAAACACCCTTTCCCTGTTCCAGCTGGAAGTGCAGTCCAAGGAAGAAATTGAGGCCGGACTTGGCTCCAAGGTCGGCATACTCTCCAACAACACGCTGCTTAAGCCGGGTATGGATACGCCGTTCATGGTCGTCTTCTTCAAGCCCTCGCCCGCAGTTAAAGAGTATGTCATCAACGTAGTAGACGCCAAGAATCCGCCTAAGAAGTAA
- the hpt gene encoding hypoxanthine phosphoribosyltransferase: MGHSLKEVYSKEIIAERIKVLGKEISETYGQEPLVCVCVLKGAYLFFADITRALSSDPEIDFVRLSSYGTGTSRTGNMNFSKDLEVSIADKHVLIIEDIVDTGHSVEFLKHVFEKRNPLSVKTCALIDKRERREIDLEVEFPGFILDHGFLVGYGMDYAEKYRYLSAVYELENA; encoded by the coding sequence ATGGGCCATAGCCTTAAAGAAGTTTATTCCAAAGAAATAATTGCTGAAAGAATCAAAGTGTTGGGTAAGGAGATTTCCGAAACCTACGGTCAGGAACCGCTGGTCTGCGTCTGCGTTCTTAAGGGGGCCTACCTATTTTTCGCAGATATCACCCGCGCCCTTTCCTCTGATCCTGAAATCGATTTCGTGCGTCTTTCCAGTTACGGAACCGGAACCAGCCGGACCGGAAACATGAATTTTTCCAAGGACCTTGAAGTCTCTATCGCTGACAAGCATGTGCTGATCATCGAAGATATTGTCGATACCGGACATTCTGTAGAGTTTCTTAAGCATGTGTTTGAAAAACGTAACCCTTTGAGCGTGAAAACCTGCGCCCTGATTGATAAAAGGGAACGTCGCGAGATTGATCTGGAAGTAGAATTTCCCGGTTTTATTCTCGATCACGGCTTCTTGGTGGGATACGGAATGGACTATGCTGAAAAATACAGGTATTTAAGTGCAGTGTATGAACTTGAGAATGCCTAG